One part of the Nitrospiraceae bacterium genome encodes these proteins:
- the thiL gene encoding thiamine-phosphate kinase translates to MREFSLIAELHRRYGKGHSSIIRGIGDDTAVVRAASGSWSLLTTDLLVEGIHFDRHTASFSEIGYRAAVANLSDIAAMGGTPQYLLIALAVPSGGTRAQVHQLYRGMMAACRPHGVRLIGGDTSASKSGWFLSLALIGTVAPRRALLRKGAQAGDLLYVTGTLGDASIGLTLLNEAASRRYRRGKRGTLSRTHKQFLIQRHLHPTARVKEGRWLSAGRLATAAIDLSDGLSGDLHHLCDESRVGVEVNLAAIPLSPACRAYAQGRRLNPTAVALAGGEDYELLFTVAPRHQARLEREAKRLGFRITNIGTIRPARLGMHARSSKRGSRPLPVTSYEHFI, encoded by the coding sequence ATGCGCGAATTCTCCCTTATCGCGGAGTTGCATCGTCGCTACGGCAAGGGACATTCCTCCATCATCCGCGGTATCGGCGACGATACCGCCGTCGTGCGCGCTGCCTCGGGATCGTGGAGTCTGCTCACCACCGACCTCCTGGTTGAAGGTATCCACTTCGACCGTCACACCGCTTCGTTCTCCGAGATCGGCTATCGGGCTGCTGTGGCCAACCTCAGCGACATCGCCGCAATGGGCGGGACACCGCAATATCTGCTGATCGCCCTTGCCGTTCCCTCAGGTGGGACCAGGGCGCAGGTGCATCAACTCTATCGCGGCATGATGGCGGCCTGCCGGCCTCATGGAGTCCGCCTCATCGGCGGAGACACTTCGGCCTCGAAAAGCGGATGGTTCCTGAGTCTCGCTCTTATCGGAACGGTCGCGCCTCGCCGGGCGTTACTTCGAAAGGGAGCACAAGCCGGCGATCTGCTCTATGTCACCGGCACTCTCGGCGATGCGTCGATCGGGCTCACGCTCTTGAACGAAGCGGCCTCGCGCCGGTACCGGCGCGGCAAGCGCGGCACTCTGTCCCGAACACACAAACAGTTCTTGATCCAGCGGCATCTGCACCCGACCGCCCGCGTGAAGGAAGGACGATGGCTCAGTGCGGGACGACTGGCGACGGCGGCGATCGATCTTTCCGACGGATTATCCGGCGATCTCCACCATCTGTGTGACGAAAGCCGCGTGGGAGTCGAGGTGAATCTCGCAGCCATTCCCTTGTCGCCAGCCTGCCGAGCCTACGCGCAGGGTCGACGGCTCAATCCGACCGCGGTCGCCTTAGCCGGCGGTGAGGATTACGAGCTCCTCTTCACTGTCGCACCACGGCATCAGGCGAGGCTCGAGCGCGAAGCGAAGCGGCTGGGATTTCGCATCACCAACATCGGGACGATTCGACCGGCACGGCTGGGCATGCACGCACGGTCTTCGAAGAGAGGGTCCCGCCCCTTGCCGGTCACCAGTTACGAACACTTCATATAA
- the lon gene encoding endopeptidase La: MSESIEQDLQPPQNIEIPEQLPLLPVRDIVVFPYMVLPLFVGREMSIKAIEAALAGNRMIFLATQKALDVENPQPSDIHTIGTVGIIMRMLKLPDERIKILVQGLSKAKIADYIQTDPYYSVRIDKITEGKATGSTLETEAVMRTVKEQIERIVSLGKVLIPDVMVVIENLEEPGRLADMVASNLGLKVEVTQSVLEITDPIKRLRQVSEILAKEIDVLSMQQKIQAQAKGEMDKTQREYFLREQLKAIQKELGDLDERAEEVAEFRKRIKDAKMPEKVLKETEKQIKRLEKMHPDTAESATVRTYLEWMVELPWSKKSKDNLDLKAAHKVLNEDHYDLEKVKERILEYLAVRKLKEKMKGPILCFVGPPGVGKTSLGKSIARALGREFVRISLGGVRDEAEIRGHRRTYVGALPGRIIQGIKQAGTHNPVFMLDEVDKVGMDFRGDPSAALLEVLDPEQNNSFTDHYLGVPFDLTEVMFITTANLIDPILPALRDRMEIIEIPGYTEEEKLGIAQKYLIPRQLEEHGITQKHVQIAEQAIRQIIAHYTREAGVRNLEREIANIMRKVAKKVAEGKGLGFPVNQANLHKYLGVPKFVPESELEKDEIGVATGLAWTESGGDVLYIEATGMKGKGQLTLTGHLGDVMKESAQAALSYVRSREKSLGINPDMFTKQDLHIHVPAGAIPKDGPSAGITMATAIASALSQIPARRDLAMTGEITLRGRVLPIGGLKEKILAAKRAKLSIVILPKRNKKDLDEIPKHLLKGIQLAFADTMDDVMKIALRRPSKASRSGKKTQAPQHARQPGPPAKRPGRAARPAQTQATITAAPISRLR; encoded by the coding sequence ATGAGCGAATCCATCGAACAAGATTTGCAGCCTCCGCAAAACATCGAGATCCCAGAGCAGCTTCCGCTCCTGCCCGTCCGCGATATCGTGGTCTTCCCTTACATGGTGCTGCCGCTGTTCGTCGGCCGCGAGATGTCGATCAAGGCCATCGAGGCTGCGCTCGCCGGGAACCGGATGATTTTTCTGGCGACGCAAAAGGCCCTGGACGTGGAGAATCCCCAGCCGAGCGACATCCATACGATCGGCACCGTCGGCATCATCATGCGGATGCTGAAATTGCCGGATGAGCGGATCAAGATTCTGGTGCAGGGTCTCTCCAAAGCCAAGATCGCCGACTACATCCAAACCGACCCCTACTACTCGGTCCGCATCGACAAGATCACGGAGGGCAAGGCCACCGGGTCGACCCTCGAGACTGAGGCCGTCATGCGGACGGTCAAAGAACAGATCGAGCGGATCGTGAGCCTCGGCAAGGTCCTGATCCCGGACGTCATGGTGGTGATCGAGAACCTTGAAGAGCCAGGCCGTCTGGCCGACATGGTGGCGTCCAATCTCGGCCTGAAGGTCGAAGTGACGCAGTCGGTGCTGGAGATCACGGATCCGATCAAACGGCTCCGTCAGGTCAGTGAAATCCTCGCGAAGGAAATCGACGTCCTCTCCATGCAGCAAAAGATCCAGGCCCAGGCGAAGGGCGAGATGGACAAGACCCAGCGAGAATACTTCCTTCGTGAGCAGCTCAAAGCGATTCAGAAGGAACTCGGCGATCTCGACGAACGGGCGGAGGAAGTTGCGGAATTCCGCAAGCGTATCAAAGACGCCAAAATGCCGGAGAAAGTGCTGAAAGAGACGGAGAAGCAGATCAAGCGACTCGAAAAGATGCATCCGGACACGGCCGAATCGGCGACCGTCCGCACGTATCTTGAGTGGATGGTGGAACTCCCCTGGTCGAAAAAGTCCAAGGACAATCTCGACCTGAAGGCCGCGCACAAGGTGCTGAACGAAGACCACTACGATCTCGAAAAGGTCAAGGAGCGGATTCTCGAGTACCTCGCCGTCCGGAAGCTGAAAGAAAAGATGAAAGGTCCGATTCTCTGCTTCGTCGGCCCCCCCGGCGTCGGCAAGACGTCACTGGGGAAATCGATCGCGCGGGCACTCGGACGTGAATTCGTCCGCATCAGCCTCGGCGGCGTCCGAGACGAGGCGGAAATCCGCGGCCACCGACGCACTTACGTCGGGGCCCTCCCGGGCCGGATCATCCAAGGGATCAAACAAGCGGGCACTCACAACCCGGTCTTCATGCTCGATGAAGTCGACAAGGTGGGCATGGACTTCCGCGGAGACCCATCGGCGGCGTTGCTCGAAGTGCTCGACCCGGAGCAGAACAATTCCTTCACCGATCATTATCTGGGGGTCCCGTTCGACCTCACGGAAGTCATGTTCATCACGACGGCCAACCTGATCGATCCCATTCTGCCCGCGTTACGCGACCGGATGGAGATCATCGAAATCCCCGGCTACACGGAAGAAGAAAAACTGGGCATCGCACAGAAGTACCTGATTCCCCGTCAGCTGGAGGAACACGGGATCACGCAGAAACATGTCCAGATTGCCGAGCAGGCGATCCGCCAGATCATCGCCCACTACACCAGAGAAGCCGGCGTGCGGAATCTGGAGCGGGAAATTGCCAATATCATGCGCAAGGTCGCGAAAAAAGTCGCCGAGGGCAAGGGCCTCGGTTTCCCGGTCAACCAGGCCAATCTGCACAAGTACCTCGGCGTGCCGAAGTTCGTGCCCGAATCGGAACTGGAGAAAGACGAGATCGGCGTGGCCACGGGACTCGCATGGACGGAGTCTGGAGGCGACGTCCTCTATATCGAAGCGACCGGCATGAAGGGGAAGGGGCAATTGACCCTCACGGGCCATCTCGGGGACGTGATGAAGGAATCGGCCCAAGCTGCCTTGAGCTACGTCCGGTCACGAGAAAAATCTCTCGGCATCAATCCGGACATGTTTACGAAGCAAGATCTGCACATTCACGTGCCGGCCGGCGCGATTCCGAAAGACGGCCCGTCCGCCGGCATTACCATGGCAACAGCCATCGCCTCGGCCCTGTCGCAGATCCCTGCCCGGCGTGACCTGGCCATGACCGGTGAGATCACGCTCAGGGGCCGCGTCCTTCCCATCGGAGGCCTGAAAGAAAAAATCCTGGCCGCGAAACGCGCGAAGCTGTCCATAGTCATTCTGCCGAAACGAAACAAGAAGGATCTCGATGAGATTCCCAAACATCTGCTGAAAGGCATCCAGCTGGCCTTCGCCGACACCATGGACGACGTGATGAAGATCGCACTCCGGCGACCTTCCAAAGCCAGTCGCTCAGGGAAGAAGACCCAGGCCCCGCAGCACGCACGCCAGCCCGGGCCTCCCGCCAAACGTCCCGGCCGTGCCGCCAGACCGGCGCAGACACAGGCCACGATCACGGCCGCGCCGATTTCACGTCTACGCTAG
- the galU gene encoding UTP--glucose-1-phosphate uridylyltransferase GalU: MSLLNVRKAVLPAAGLGTRFLPATKASPKEMLPLVDKPLIQYAVEEAVASGIEDIIIVTGRGKRAIEDHFDRSVELEENLKGNGKAQLLSQIRHISSLANFCYVRQTEALGLGHAVLCAQHLIGDEPFAVILGDEIIDAPVPGLAQLIHTYKKKNGAVLGVQEVPLHDVNHYGIVSPKTLREGLYQVQDLVEKPAPADAPSNLAVIGRYVLPPEIFPILRKTKPGKGGEIQLTDALKELARKSPMYALEIKGQRYDAGNKLGFLIATVEFALKNPSLGHDFGDYLRERLRSDGTRRRAR, encoded by the coding sequence ATGTCTTTGCTCAACGTCCGCAAGGCCGTCTTACCCGCCGCCGGGCTCGGTACGCGCTTTCTCCCTGCCACCAAGGCGTCTCCCAAAGAAATGCTGCCGCTCGTCGACAAACCACTGATCCAATATGCGGTTGAGGAAGCCGTCGCCTCCGGGATCGAGGACATCATCATCGTCACCGGGCGAGGCAAGCGCGCGATCGAAGACCACTTCGATCGGTCGGTGGAGCTGGAAGAAAATCTCAAAGGCAACGGAAAAGCCCAACTCCTCAGTCAGATCCGTCACATATCGAGCCTCGCGAACTTCTGTTACGTCCGTCAAACGGAAGCCCTCGGGCTCGGCCATGCGGTTCTCTGCGCACAACATCTGATTGGTGACGAACCGTTCGCCGTCATTCTGGGCGATGAAATTATCGATGCCCCGGTGCCGGGCCTCGCTCAGCTGATTCATACCTACAAGAAGAAAAACGGCGCGGTACTGGGGGTGCAGGAAGTCCCGCTCCATGACGTGAATCACTATGGAATCGTGTCGCCGAAGACCTTGCGGGAAGGACTCTATCAGGTGCAGGATCTCGTGGAGAAGCCGGCCCCGGCTGACGCTCCTTCAAATCTGGCGGTGATCGGCCGGTACGTGCTGCCGCCGGAGATTTTCCCCATTCTCAGGAAAACGAAACCGGGCAAGGGGGGAGAGATTCAATTGACCGACGCGCTCAAGGAACTTGCCAGAAAATCTCCTATGTATGCGCTGGAAATCAAGGGACAGCGCTATGACGCAGGCAACAAGCTCGGATTTCTCATCGCAACGGTCGAGTTCGCCTTGAAAAATCCTTCCCTAGGACACGATTTCGGCGACTATCTGCGGGAACGGCTTCGGTCAGACGGAACGCGGCGCCGGGCGCGGTGA
- the bamA gene encoding outer membrane protein assembly factor BamA — protein MDLTSATSVRALIVRSRSPVPAAGRPTQGVVSRSHRLNHAIALVVLDDLGERDSVKELVHAFGPGWLLVVMTTVCMIGFVLHAGAQQTGTTVKSIEIRGNKRIELPAITGRLTLKAGDLYTPERVRGQIKILYDMGYFEDVQVETESVPGGMAVTFLVHEKPFITEIVFDGNEELSDEKLKEKITIKSQSFLDQQQAKESAEKIRLAYQEDGYYDARVIPIVQTLDEDRKRLTFFVKENDKARIKTVTFDGLHSATKEEMFKVTATREWIPWYGLFTQLKLPSFVSDAGILKREELTNDVERVREVLLNKGFLNAQIGLPSVELSEDKKWFSVRFAISEGEPFTVSEVGFRGNTVFEVPDLRDGLSIKEGEIFQRVKIRDEITRITDLYGAKGYAFAEVVPNVNQNAEERTASIIFNIKEGEMMRIRQININGNDKTKDNVIRREIRVDEQDVIDTPSLKRSFQRLNNLNFFETVEILPQQVEPDKVDLNVRVKEKATGQFSIGGGFSTLDKLMAIADITEGNLGGNGYLGRIRGQLGQQRTLGLITFRNPYLNDSLTSMQIDVYKSNTNYNTYYEKKFGASLTFGRWLSEYVSGSISLVAEELDYQDPNNYCLSTVTFNNFVCRQLGYQTTTGFRTSVFRDTRDYYLDPRRGTRIGGGVDYGTPYLGGTNNFYKYYFDAIKYTPLPYDTRFSLRVRYGDAEGIKDKPVPLTELFFVGGINTMRGFAFGRAGPVNPTTYSLLGANKQLIFNNDFIFTISSEAKLNGVIFFDYGKGFAQDESVTLNLRKAAGIEGRWISPFGPLRVAYGINLEPRTGERKGVFEFTMGQMF, from the coding sequence ATGGATCTCACGTCCGCAACCTCCGTTCGGGCCCTCATCGTACGCTCCCGGTCCCCTGTGCCGGCAGCCGGACGGCCGACGCAGGGGGTGGTGTCTCGCTCGCACAGGCTCAACCATGCTATCGCGCTCGTCGTGTTGGATGATCTGGGAGAACGGGACTCTGTGAAGGAGCTAGTGCATGCGTTCGGTCCCGGGTGGCTCCTGGTCGTGATGACGACAGTCTGCATGATCGGATTTGTACTTCACGCGGGGGCACAGCAAACCGGCACGACCGTCAAATCGATTGAGATTCGCGGGAATAAACGGATCGAATTGCCGGCGATCACCGGGCGACTGACGCTCAAAGCGGGGGATCTCTACACGCCGGAACGCGTCCGCGGGCAGATCAAAATCCTGTACGACATGGGCTATTTTGAAGACGTGCAGGTGGAAACCGAATCCGTGCCCGGCGGCATGGCGGTCACGTTTCTGGTCCATGAAAAACCCTTCATCACGGAAATCGTGTTCGACGGAAATGAGGAGTTGAGCGACGAGAAGTTGAAAGAAAAGATTACCATCAAGAGCCAATCGTTTCTGGATCAGCAGCAGGCGAAAGAGAGCGCTGAAAAAATCCGTCTCGCGTACCAGGAAGACGGATACTATGACGCACGGGTGATTCCCATCGTTCAGACTCTGGACGAGGATCGGAAGCGACTCACGTTCTTCGTGAAAGAGAACGATAAAGCTCGGATTAAGACCGTGACGTTCGACGGATTGCATTCCGCGACGAAAGAAGAAATGTTCAAGGTGACGGCAACGCGCGAATGGATTCCGTGGTACGGGCTTTTTACTCAGCTCAAGTTGCCGTCGTTCGTGTCCGATGCCGGTATTCTGAAGCGGGAGGAGTTGACGAATGACGTCGAGCGGGTCCGCGAGGTGCTGCTGAACAAGGGGTTCCTGAACGCGCAGATCGGCCTCCCCTCGGTCGAACTCAGCGAGGATAAGAAATGGTTCTCCGTCAGATTTGCCATTTCGGAGGGCGAACCCTTCACCGTGTCCGAGGTCGGTTTTCGCGGGAACACGGTCTTTGAAGTGCCGGACTTGCGCGATGGGTTGAGCATTAAAGAGGGTGAAATTTTTCAGCGGGTCAAGATCCGCGATGAAATCACGCGCATTACCGATCTCTACGGAGCCAAAGGCTATGCATTCGCAGAGGTAGTTCCCAACGTCAACCAGAACGCCGAAGAACGGACCGCCAGCATCATCTTTAATATTAAGGAAGGGGAGATGATGCGGATCCGTCAAATCAACATCAACGGTAACGACAAGACGAAGGACAACGTCATTCGGCGTGAAATACGTGTCGATGAGCAGGACGTGATCGACACGCCATCGCTCAAACGGAGCTTTCAGCGACTCAACAACCTGAATTTCTTCGAGACGGTGGAAATCCTTCCGCAGCAGGTGGAGCCCGACAAGGTGGATCTCAACGTGCGCGTCAAGGAAAAGGCGACTGGACAGTTCAGCATCGGCGGCGGGTTCAGCACCCTCGACAAATTGATGGCGATCGCCGACATCACGGAAGGAAATCTTGGCGGGAACGGCTACCTCGGGCGTATCCGAGGTCAGTTGGGTCAGCAGCGGACGTTGGGTTTGATTACGTTCCGCAATCCCTATCTGAACGACTCGTTAACTTCGATGCAGATCGACGTCTACAAAAGTAATACCAACTACAACACCTATTACGAGAAGAAGTTCGGTGCGAGCCTTACCTTTGGCCGCTGGCTCTCGGAGTATGTGTCGGGCAGCATTAGTCTCGTGGCGGAGGAGTTGGACTACCAAGATCCGAACAACTACTGCCTTAGTACTGTTACTTTTAATAATTTTGTCTGCCGGCAGCTGGGATATCAGACTACGACCGGATTCCGCACCTCGGTGTTTCGCGATACCCGGGATTATTACCTGGATCCCCGAAGGGGAACGAGGATCGGCGGAGGTGTCGATTACGGCACGCCATATCTTGGTGGGACGAACAATTTTTACAAATACTACTTTGATGCAATCAAGTATACTCCCCTCCCGTACGACACGCGGTTTTCGCTGCGAGTAAGATACGGGGATGCGGAAGGCATTAAGGATAAGCCTGTTCCTCTCACCGAGCTCTTTTTTGTCGGAGGCATCAATACCATGCGCGGATTCGCATTCGGTCGAGCCGGACCGGTCAATCCGACCACATACTCCCTGCTCGGGGCGAACAAACAGCTGATCTTCAATAACGATTTCATCTTCACGATTTCGTCGGAGGCGAAGCTCAACGGAGTGATTTTCTTCGACTATGGCAAAGGGTTTGCCCAGGATGAGTCGGTCACGCTCAATTTGCGAAAAGCGGCCGGTATCGAAGGACGATGGATCTCTCCCTTCGGTCCGCTGCGGGTAGCCTACGGTATCAATCTGGAGCCGCGCACCGGTGAGCGAAAAGGCGTCTTCGAGTTCACGATGGGACAGATGTTCTAA
- a CDS encoding OmpH family outer membrane protein: protein MTKELTLVECRDLWQRNKGIATGFATGCLLAFWLLTLPGCAGTGPRIEGKIGVVDPGRAFNDTTAGKRVKDTLAAFSKNRQALIELEEKELRRMEEDFVKQASVLSPTAKKEREDQFRRRMGEYERKVSELNREVQEKQKDVLDGFRDKLELVVGRVSKRLGLQVVIDKGKGGPTLYNDETIDITGQVLEEFNREYP from the coding sequence ATGACGAAGGAGTTGACACTCGTGGAGTGCAGAGACTTGTGGCAACGCAACAAGGGGATCGCGACAGGATTCGCGACCGGTTGTCTCCTGGCGTTCTGGCTATTGACCCTGCCTGGATGTGCCGGTACTGGGCCACGCATTGAAGGAAAGATCGGTGTGGTCGACCCCGGAAGAGCGTTTAACGATACCACTGCGGGGAAAAGGGTGAAGGATACCTTGGCGGCCTTTTCGAAAAATCGGCAGGCCCTCATCGAGCTGGAGGAGAAAGAGCTCCGCCGCATGGAGGAGGACTTCGTCAAACAGGCCAGTGTGCTGAGTCCGACGGCGAAGAAAGAACGAGAGGATCAGTTTCGTCGGCGGATGGGCGAATACGAACGTAAGGTCAGTGAACTGAACCGTGAAGTACAGGAGAAACAGAAAGACGTGCTGGACGGATTTCGCGACAAGCTGGAGCTCGTTGTCGGGAGGGTCTCCAAACGGCTTGGTCTACAGGTGGTGATCGACAAGGGGAAGGGCGGACCGACCCTTTACAACGATGAGACGATCGACATTACGGGGCAG